ATTTCCGTAAAATAGTTGGTAGTATTTTCCTCTGCAAAATTCTTTATTTCCTCGGAGGTAACGCCCAATATTTTGGCCACTTCTTCCAGTTTTTCATCATCTATTTTGGCACTTCTTTCGAGTTTGCTTATTGCCTGTTGGGTAATCCCAAGACCAATGGCTAAGGCTTCCTGTTTAATCCCTTTAATTTCGCGAATCCGGCTGATTTTTCTTCCGATGTGGTTGATTGGTGTCGTTGTGCTCATAAGTCAAAGATAAATAAATTGCTAATTCGATTTGGTTTTAAAAAACAAATTAGCGGTTGTTATCTACAACCAGTTGGTTGTGCGATGTCCTATTAATTTGTATTTACTTGCAGGGGTGTTACAAAAATACATTTTTTAGCATAATTTCCATCCCCCGGAACTTAAAAAAATGTCTCACTACTATAATTTTCCCGAATACCGGTTATAGTCCAGTTGTTTTTTACAAGTGGTTACCATAGCCTTAGTACGATCAAGTCAATTCTAAAAGCAATCGATATGGAACCCAAAGAAATTCAAAAATTTAAAGAAGTACAGCAACGTGCCAAACAACACCTGACTACGTTGGAATCAAAATCCAATACTCCGGGAGACTATTTTATACCACTCCCTGTGGAGGGCTATCAGGATTTGCAGAATAAATTATACAGCCTGATCAAAGTTTCCCTATTGGCACTGGAAGCCGATGATAAAGAACGGGCAGAAATATTGGAAGATCCCATCAACAGTGTATGTGCCGTACTCGAAATGGCACTTCATTTAATACCGTATGAAGAAGCCGAGTTTCTGGATGAGGTACGAAGTGCGATTTAAGGTTCCTGTTTTTTGTAACATAAAGGGCTAATTATGTGTGAAATAATGTGATTCCGAATGCGCATAAATGGCACAAAAATCACATTTGTTGTTTTATTACATCCCTTTTATTTGAATCAATAAATTATTCCTATAGGTTTGATTTTGGATAAAATATTTGATGATATGAGAGTACTATTCTTTTTTTCGTTGTTGTGTGTGATATTCCTGTCCTGTAAAACCAAGCGTATCCCGGAGAAAGGGAATGCTACCGTAGTAGAACCCGAGCTGAATTACATCCCCTATTATTTGACGATGTATAAAGCCGACAGCCTGTTCCTGATTGATGACTTTAAAGGGAGTTATAGGCTATTGGATAGTCTGTTTAAAATTTATCCGCCATTGGATACCGATAATTACGTAGAATATAGTATCTACCTAAATTCTGCTGTGATGTCCGGTAATGTGGAGGATGTTGAGGCTAAAGTGCGTTACGGTTACCGGCATTTTGGCGGTATAGTAGCGCTGCATAAAAATAATTATGAAATGCATATCGCAGTAGACAGTGCTGCAAAATTGACTGAAACGGATATTGCGCAATTAAAGAAGGAGTATGCCAATAGCCTCGATCACGGATTACGTGAAAGACTAAGAAGAATGCATTATGAGGATCAGGCAATCCGCCTTAATGGAGGCAGTTATGAAGAGATGGGGCTTATTGATTGGAAAAACCGGTCAATTTGACCACCTAATTCCGGAGTAAATTGACCACCCGTTCCGGAGCAAACTGACCACCTAATTCCGGAGCAAATTGACCACCAAGTTTTGTGGTGAATTAAGTATTAAAAACTATTGATTTTTTCATGTTGTTAGAACCATACATTCGTTAAAAATTTACGGATTATGGCAAACAAAATAACAGACATGAGTAAAATTAGAAAAGTAATTAAATTCTATTGTAATGGAAAGAGTAAGTTATTTATAAGTAGCTACTTATCCCTTTCAAGAAATACGGTAAAGAAATATATTTCTTTATTTGAAGTTCTCGAATTAAGCTTTGAATTAATCGACCAAAAAACCGATGCAGAGCTGGAACTTTTATTCTCCCAGACTAGTGTAGAGGCCATTAGCCCGAGATTACAGACACTTTATGATTTTTTTCCTAAAATGGAACGTGAACTAAAAAAAGTTGGCGTTACCGTACAGCATATGTGGGAACAATATATTGCTGTAAATCCTGATGGTTATCGAACTTCACAATTTCATTATCATTACAATATATGGGGCAAACGAGTTAATCCGGTCATGCATATGAACCATAAGGCTGGTGATAAAATGTATGTTGATTATGCCGGAAAGACACTCTCAATTATTGATATAGATACTGGAGAAGTCAAAGAAGTACAATTTTTTGTAGCAATATTGGGCGCTAGCCAATACACGTATGCTGAAGCTTCCATGAGCCAGCAAAAGGAAAACTTTGTTGACTCGGTAGAAAATGCCATGCGCTTTTTTGAAGGCACTCCTGCCGCCATTGTTCCAGATAATTTAAAATCTGCCGTAATAAAAAGCAGTCGTTTTGAACCGACAATCAATGAAACCCTGGCTGATTTAGCAGAACATTACGAAACCACAATTTTACCTGCCAGAGCTTACAGGCCCAGAGACAAGTCACTAGTTGAAGGAGCTGTTAAGATATTATATCGAAGGATTTATGTAACCATAAAAGAAACTAAGTTCTTTTCTCTGGAAGAATTAAACCAGCAGATCTGGGATTTACTTGACTCTCACAATAACAGAAAACTGACAGGACGCCCTTATTCCCGCTTTGAATTATTTTTAGAAGACGAGAAAGAAAAACTGCGTCCACTCCCACAAGATCGTTTTGAAATTAAATACCAGTCTTTTGCAACAGTAATGCAAAACGGTCATGTTCAATTAAGCCAGGACAAAAACTATTACAGCGTTCCGTATCAATATGTAAAGAAGAAAGCCAAGCTGTTATATACCAAATCAACAGTAGAGATTTATTATAAATACAATCGAATAGCTGTACATCCAAGAAACTACAAACCTTATGTCTATACAACAACTCCTGAGCATTTAGCCAGTACACATCAATTTGTAGCCCAATGGAGTGCTGCCCGCTTCATTGAATGGGCTAATAATATTGATGAGTCAGTAGGAGAATATATAATGCAGATAATCGAAAGCAGAAATCATCCAGAACAGGCTTATAAAAGCTGTTTAGGAATACTGAATTTTGAAAAAAAGGTAGGCAGACAGCGATTAATAAATGCCTGCAGGCGGGCACTTGATTTTAAAATTTACAATTTTAAGACCATACAAAACATTTTAGAAAACAACTTGGATCATATTGATTTTGATCAAGAACCTGAGCAGGAACTTCCCGATCACAGTAACATAAGAGGAAAACACTATTATAACTAAATTAAATCTTGAAAAAATGAATGAATCCACAGTAACCAAAATGAAACAAATGAAGCTTTATGGCATGTTTAATGCTTTTAAAACAGCCATTGAAAGCGGGAAAACAGATCATTATACCCTTGACCAGTTTGTATCGATGATTATTGATGCAGAATGGGATGAAAGGTACAATCGTCGTATTGAACGAAGTATCACTAATGCCAAATTCCATTACAAATCAAATATTGAAAGTATCAATTTTGATGTATCACGTAACCTGGACCGAAACATGGTACTGCGTCTGGCAGAATGCGAATTTATAGAGAAAAACGAAAACATTTTAATCACTGGAAGCACCGGTGTCGGTAAAAGTTATTTAGGTACTGCATTAGGTTATCAAGCCTGTATACAGGGTTTTAAGGTAAGTTATTTTAATACCTCAAAATTGTTCGCTAGACTAAAAATGGCTAAAGCAGATGGTACTTATCTACGGGAACTTACCAAAATACAAAGACAGGATGTTATAATACTTGATGATTTTGGACTCCAGGCACTTGACAGCCATAACCGAATTACTCTTTTAGAGATCATAGAGGACAGGCATAATAACGGCTCTATAATCGTGACATCACAAATACCAGTTCAAGGCTGGTATGATATAATTGGAGAAAAAACGATAGCCGATGCAATATTAGACAGACTTATACACCAATCTCATAGGCTTGAATTACATGGAGAATCCATGAGAAAGAAAAGAGGAATAAACAAAGAGTGATATTTTATTATATTTGAATACTAATTAACAGATGAAAAAATATAGTTTTTAATCAAAACGGAGGTGCTCACTTTGCACCGGAATTAGGTGGTCATTTTGAACTGGAATCAGGTGCTCACTTTAAAACGGAATGGGGTGATCAATATAACCGGAATTTGCACTTTGGGTAGCAATGGAATATTTGTTTCTGATTCTGTTTTTTGGCGTTCTGACATAATCCAGTATTCACCATCTATGCCTATCTTGATATCTTCTTTTTTTAATTGGAAGGCATCAATGTACGCAAGGCCAGTATAACATTGGAAGATAAATACGTCACGTATAACAGTCAATCTTGGAGTAGAAAAAGTATAATTTTCAATCTTATGCAATTCAACTGCTGTTAGTGGTTTTTTCCTTGTTTTTGTCTTTTTCCCTTTAAACTTTTTGAAAGGGTCTTCCTTGATGATTTCCTTATCAATTGCTAGTCTTACAATTTTTCTGAAATTTGTAATGTACTTTAATGCTGTGTTGTTATTGCAACTCTTTACTGTTTTAAGATAAAACTCATAATCTTTTATGAATTCATAATTCAGGTCACGAAACTCAATATCTTCCAAGTTAAATTTGTACAAAAGGAACTCTTTTACATGTTTTTTCGATATTTCAAATCGTTTATGTGTTCCAATGGCATATTCCCCCACATCCACAAGTGCGCGCAATTCGTTATTATGCTTAAGAAATTCTTCAAGCACTTTTACTTTGGGAGCTAGTCGTCCCATAATAAAGTCTATTATTTTTTGTGATGTAATAGAATGTTCCGCATAAAGTAAGTCATTCCTATATTGGTTGACCTTAGATTCAATTGAAGTAAGGAAAAAATTAATGGCATTGGCATCTTCCTTTGTTCCTATAGCTCTTTCAGCTTTTTGATCCCATCTGGTAATATCCCATTTACGTTTGGTAGAAGTTTCCTTGGGAATGCAATCAACCGTAATTCTCAGGTAGATATACCTGATATTGCTTTTTTTTCGGGGAACCTTCAAAAAGAAGGTTAATCCATAGCTGCTTTCTAACATAATTCAACAATTTAAATAGTAAATATCGAACTATAGTATCTTAAAATCAAGTCGTTAAGCTGGTTTACATGTTGTGTATCAATTACTTGAATCCATATTTGTGGCACTTTTTTTTAAATTTAATTGTGCCACGAAATTGCATCTAAACTTTACGCATTTTTGCAAATTCTGGAGGAAACAGGTAGAA
The Flavobacterium kingsejongi genome window above contains:
- a CDS encoding helix-turn-helix domain-containing protein, with the translated sequence MSTTTPINHIGRKISRIREIKGIKQEALAIGLGITQQAISKLERSAKIDDEKLEEVAKILGVTSEEIKNFAEENTTNYFTEITNNSFTDNDLNESGIFLGSDLTTTFNPLDKLIEIQEENKNLYERLLALEQQLLKAEQDKVAYLEKLLKL
- the istA gene encoding IS21 family transposase, translated to MANKITDMSKIRKVIKFYCNGKSKLFISSYLSLSRNTVKKYISLFEVLELSFELIDQKTDAELELLFSQTSVEAISPRLQTLYDFFPKMERELKKVGVTVQHMWEQYIAVNPDGYRTSQFHYHYNIWGKRVNPVMHMNHKAGDKMYVDYAGKTLSIIDIDTGEVKEVQFFVAILGASQYTYAEASMSQQKENFVDSVENAMRFFEGTPAAIVPDNLKSAVIKSSRFEPTINETLADLAEHYETTILPARAYRPRDKSLVEGAVKILYRRIYVTIKETKFFSLEELNQQIWDLLDSHNNRKLTGRPYSRFELFLEDEKEKLRPLPQDRFEIKYQSFATVMQNGHVQLSQDKNYYSVPYQYVKKKAKLLYTKSTVEIYYKYNRIAVHPRNYKPYVYTTTPEHLASTHQFVAQWSAARFIEWANNIDESVGEYIMQIIESRNHPEQAYKSCLGILNFEKKVGRQRLINACRRALDFKIYNFKTIQNILENNLDHIDFDQEPEQELPDHSNIRGKHYYN
- the istB gene encoding IS21-like element helper ATPase IstB, with translation MNESTVTKMKQMKLYGMFNAFKTAIESGKTDHYTLDQFVSMIIDAEWDERYNRRIERSITNAKFHYKSNIESINFDVSRNLDRNMVLRLAECEFIEKNENILITGSTGVGKSYLGTALGYQACIQGFKVSYFNTSKLFARLKMAKADGTYLRELTKIQRQDVIILDDFGLQALDSHNRITLLEIIEDRHNNGSIIVTSQIPVQGWYDIIGEKTIADAILDRLIHQSHRLELHGESMRKKRGINKE
- a CDS encoding site-specific integrase; translation: MLESSYGLTFFLKVPRKKSNIRYIYLRITVDCIPKETSTKRKWDITRWDQKAERAIGTKEDANAINFFLTSIESKVNQYRNDLLYAEHSITSQKIIDFIMGRLAPKVKVLEEFLKHNNELRALVDVGEYAIGTHKRFEISKKHVKEFLLYKFNLEDIEFRDLNYEFIKDYEFYLKTVKSCNNNTALKYITNFRKIVRLAIDKEIIKEDPFKKFKGKKTKTRKKPLTAVELHKIENYTFSTPRLTVIRDVFIFQCYTGLAYIDAFQLKKEDIKIGIDGEYWIMSERQKTESETNIPLLPKVQIPVILITPFRFKVST